One Brassica oleracea var. oleracea cultivar TO1000 chromosome C7, BOL, whole genome shotgun sequence genomic window carries:
- the LOC106305746 gene encoding protein NUCLEAR FUSION DEFECTIVE 4-like, protein MVSVTLWQVFLCCLLAGLSICWFNTVCFVLCIRNFPANRSLALSLTVSFNGVSAALYTLAYNAINPISTQLYLLLNALIPLIVSFAALIPIIRQPPLEPLPPDGVRRDSFMFLLLNILAVLNGVYLLLFGSKTSGVTSARLLFGGSILLLILPLCLPGLVYARNWYLHKVHSSFRLEGSGFILVDVDELEIHKGMVTREASFDGYQLLNDDIVLRTAITPVQKSFIEDNNSRSCCSKLITRNQLGMLGEEHPLFMLLCRSDFWLYYIAYFCGGTIGLVYSNNLGQIAQSLGQSSETTTLVTLYSSFSFFGRLLSATPDYIRAKFYFARTGWLAVALFPTTVALFLLASSGSLSALQAGTALIGLSSGFIFAAAVSITSELFGPNSVGVNHNILITNIPIGSLVYGFLAALVYESHSTAGSKTGSVICMGRDCYFLTFVWWGCLSVIGLASSVVLFLRTRRAYQRFEQDRIASSMLYS, encoded by the exons ATGGTTTCTGTAACGTTGTGGCAGGTGTTTCTATGTTGTTTACTAGCCGGACTAAGTATCTGCTGGTTTAACACAGTCTGCTTTGTGCTCTGCATCAGAAACTTCCCTGCCAACAGATCACTTGCGCTTTCTCTCACAGTCAGCTTCAATGGCGTTAGTGCTGCCTTATACACTCTTGCTTACAACGCAATCAACCCTATCTCCACACAGCTATACCTTCTCTTAAACGCCCTTATTCCTCTCATCGTCTCCTTCGCTGCTCTCATCCCTATTATTCGCCAACCGCCTCTTGAGCCTCTCCCACCAGACGGAGTTCGTAGAGACTCTTTCATGTTTCTCTTGCTCAACATATTAGCGGTTTTGAACGGGGTTTATCTGCTTCTCTTTGGTTCAAAGACTTCTGGTGTAACCTCAGCTCGTCTCCTCTTTGGTGGATCGATTCTTCTCTTGATTCTCCCTTTATGCCTTCCCGGTTTAGTCTACGCTCGTAACTGGTATCTGCACAAAGTCCACTCCAGTTTCCGTTTAGAAGGTTCCGGTTTCATTCTCGTTGATGTCGATGAGCTTGAGATACATAAAGGAATGGTCACACGTGAAGCTAGCTTCGACGGCTATCAGTTGCTGAACGATGATATAGTACTGCGAACAGCCATTACTCCTGTTCAGAAGAGTTTCATTGAAGATAACAACAGCAGATCTTGTTGCAGTAAGCTCATTACAAGAAACCAACTTGGAATGCTTGGAGAAGAACATCCTCTGTTTATGCTATTGTGCAGATCAGACTTCTGGCTTTACTATATAGCTTATTTTTGCGGTGGCACGATTGGACTTGTCTATAGCAACAACCTTGGACAGATTGCACAATCTTTAGGACAAAGCTCTGAGACAACAACTCTTGTCACGCTTTATTCGTCTTTCTCATTCTTTGGTCGGTTGCTTTCAGCAACACCTGACTATATCAGAGC GAAGTTTTATTTCGCTAGAACCGGGTGGCTAGCCGTCGCTCTTTTCCCAACCACAGTTGCTCTTTTCTTGCTGGCATCATCAGGGAGTTTGTCAGCGTTACAAGCAGGAACAGCTCTAATCGGTCTAAGCTCGGGTTTCATTTTCGCAGCAGCTGTTTCCATAACGTCTGAGCTCTTTGGACCAAACAGCGTCGGGGTTAACCACAACATCCTCATCACAAACATACCGATAGGATCCTTGGTCTACGGTTTCTTAGCTGCTTTGGTCTATGAATCCCATAGCACCGCTGGGTCAAAGACCGGGTCGGTTATATGTATGGGGCGAGACTGTTATTTCCTAACGTTTGTGTGGTGGGGATGCTTGTCGGTGATTGGGCTAGCTTCAAGTGTTGTCTTGTTTCTGAGAACTAGAAGAGCCTATCAACGTTTTGAACAAGATCGGATAGCTTCAAGCATGCTCTATTCTTGA